From a region of the Paeniglutamicibacter cryotolerans genome:
- the ftsY gene encoding signal recognition particle-docking protein FtsY — MPEQLTLIIILIAVVAVLGIGGAFFLLRSNKAPKDTYTGPRDSNDPAPTATLEPEAAEASVSSPGAAPETALESPVVEMPEETEAPAAEVPEPVYGRLARLRARLAKSNTALGKGLLALLSQDKIDEDVWDEIEETLLLADLGTEPTMELVDALRERVKVEGSRDPQRVHDMLREELLKLVDPTMDRNFIPERHKDRPNVIMVVGVNGVGKTTTIGKMARVLVAENKDVLLGAADTFRAAAAEQLATWGDRVGVPTVKSDVDGADPASVAFEAVRAGIEQEVDIVMIDTAGRLQNKVGLMDELGKIKRVIEKQATVDEVLLVLDATTGQNGLTQAKVFAEVVNVTGIVLTKLDGTAKGGIVVAIQRQLGVPVKLVGLGEGPDDLAPFDAEAFVDALLD; from the coding sequence GTGCCAGAACAACTTACATTGATCATCATCCTTATCGCCGTCGTGGCCGTCCTGGGTATCGGCGGTGCCTTCTTCCTCCTTCGATCGAACAAGGCCCCCAAGGATACCTACACCGGCCCGCGCGACTCCAACGACCCGGCGCCGACGGCCACGCTTGAGCCCGAGGCCGCCGAAGCTTCGGTTTCCTCGCCCGGGGCGGCCCCGGAAACCGCTCTTGAATCCCCTGTCGTCGAGATGCCGGAGGAGACCGAAGCTCCTGCCGCGGAGGTCCCCGAGCCGGTCTACGGCCGACTGGCCCGGCTGCGGGCCCGACTTGCCAAGTCAAACACCGCCCTGGGCAAGGGCCTGCTGGCCCTGCTCAGCCAGGACAAGATCGACGAGGACGTCTGGGACGAAATCGAAGAAACCCTGTTGCTGGCCGACCTCGGCACCGAACCGACCATGGAACTAGTCGACGCCCTGCGCGAGCGGGTCAAAGTCGAGGGAAGCCGCGATCCGCAGCGCGTCCACGACATGCTGCGCGAGGAACTGCTCAAGCTGGTCGACCCGACCATGGACCGCAACTTCATCCCGGAACGCCACAAGGACCGCCCGAACGTGATCATGGTCGTGGGCGTGAACGGCGTCGGCAAGACCACCACCATCGGCAAGATGGCCCGTGTGCTGGTCGCCGAGAACAAGGACGTGCTCCTGGGTGCGGCGGATACCTTCCGTGCGGCAGCGGCCGAGCAGCTGGCGACCTGGGGGGACCGCGTCGGCGTGCCGACGGTGAAATCCGATGTGGACGGCGCCGATCCGGCTTCGGTGGCCTTCGAGGCAGTACGGGCCGGCATCGAACAGGAAGTCGACATTGTCATGATCGACACCGCCGGCCGCCTGCAGAACAAGGTCGGCCTGATGGACGAGCTGGGCAAGATCAAGCGCGTCATCGAAAAGCAGGCAACCGTGGACGAGGTCCTGTTGGTTCTCGACGCCACCACCGGCCAAAATGGGCTGACACAGGCGAAGGTCTTCGCCGAGGTAGTCAACGTGACAGGAATCGTGCTGACCAAGCTCGACGGAACGGCCAAGGGCGGTATCGTCGTGGCCATCCAGCGCCAGCTCGGTGTTCCCGTGAAACTGGTTGGACTGGGCGAGGGTCCGGATGACCTGGCGCCGTTTGATGCCGAGGCGTTCGTGGACGCGCTGCTCGATTAG
- a CDS encoding glycosyltransferase family 2 protein, with protein sequence MGSPCRNTGEPTPIKSKLAGDTEMAARLWKTRSSKPAAAAPQVPSPDLPKPLKTAVSVIVPVFNAMPYLTELLNSLEAQDLDHEEFEVIAVDDGSSDFGGEILDVYAKRNPNFRVVHQENSGWAGKPRNVGIAESTGEYVFFCDADDRLGPEALKRMVSYARKHRVDVLVPKMVGIGGRRVQASLFRETVKDVPMETILRTLSPQKMIRRSLLIDNGITFREEKVRLEDGMAMVQCYMVSTRTSILADYDYYEIRTRHDGQNISENVIEPTGYVASLHHIAGTVRQGINDRIEAEKLNLGLFVRKGLRFYEGERFLGFTPEARAQWIAAHRNFLAEFVPEVHDGTLHPGHHEKTRLIRRGDIGELTRLAEAEMARKGLPLLKDLSMDALRISFELGLDASAATGAVFEITDRARTQRLQAELSPGPGGEGNYCASMELVKITALGEGLLDCSVQVHHPQTEAKPRRIVVGVVQLPKEPVHGILPYSTKYGNLSLDMRPRAV encoded by the coding sequence ATGGGTTCACCTTGTCGAAACACAGGGGAACCTACTCCTATCAAATCGAAGCTTGCAGGAGACACCGAGATGGCTGCTCGACTCTGGAAGACCCGCAGTTCCAAACCCGCGGCCGCCGCACCTCAAGTACCGTCGCCTGACCTTCCGAAGCCGCTAAAGACCGCCGTCAGCGTCATCGTGCCGGTCTTCAACGCGATGCCTTACCTGACCGAGCTACTGAACTCGCTAGAAGCCCAGGATCTGGACCACGAGGAATTCGAGGTCATCGCGGTCGATGACGGATCCAGTGATTTTGGAGGCGAGATCTTGGACGTCTATGCCAAACGGAATCCCAACTTCCGTGTGGTGCATCAGGAGAACAGCGGGTGGGCCGGAAAGCCCCGGAATGTGGGCATCGCCGAAAGTACCGGCGAATATGTCTTCTTCTGTGATGCCGATGATCGGCTGGGGCCGGAAGCCCTGAAGCGCATGGTTTCGTATGCGCGGAAGCACCGAGTGGATGTCCTGGTGCCGAAGATGGTGGGCATCGGCGGCCGACGGGTCCAGGCCTCGCTTTTCCGCGAGACCGTCAAGGACGTTCCGATGGAAACGATCCTGCGCACCCTGTCACCGCAAAAGATGATCCGGCGCAGCTTGCTTATCGACAACGGCATCACGTTCCGTGAAGAAAAAGTCCGACTCGAGGATGGGATGGCCATGGTGCAGTGCTACATGGTTTCCACACGCACTTCGATCCTTGCCGACTACGACTACTACGAGATCCGAACCAGGCATGATGGCCAGAACATCAGTGAAAACGTCATCGAGCCCACTGGATACGTCGCATCCCTGCACCATATTGCCGGCACCGTCCGCCAGGGAATCAACGACCGGATCGAGGCAGAAAAGCTTAACCTCGGCCTCTTCGTCCGAAAGGGACTGCGGTTTTACGAAGGGGAACGCTTCCTGGGCTTTACTCCCGAGGCCCGGGCCCAGTGGATTGCCGCGCATCGCAACTTCCTGGCCGAGTTCGTTCCCGAGGTCCATGATGGAACGCTGCATCCCGGACACCATGAAAAGACCAGGCTCATCCGACGGGGTGACATTGGGGAACTGACACGCCTAGCAGAAGCAGAAATGGCGCGCAAGGGCCTGCCACTGCTGAAGGATCTGAGCATGGATGCCCTGAGGATTTCCTTCGAGCTTGGATTAGATGCCTCGGCGGCGACCGGTGCCGTGTTCGAGATCACCGACAGGGCGCGTACCCAGCGTCTTCAAGCAGAGCTCAGTCCAGGGCCGGGGGGAGAAGGAAACTACTGCGCGAGCATGGAATTGGTCAAGATTACGGCTCTGGGCGAAGGGCTTCTGGATTGTTCGGTGCAGGTCCATCACCCGCAGACCGAAGCAAAGCCGCGCCGCATTGTGGTGGGCGTGGTGCAGCTGCCTAAGGAACCAGTGCACGGTATTCTGCCGTATTCCACGAAGTACGGGAATCTCAGCCTCGACATGAGGCCCCGGGCGGTATAG
- a CDS encoding acyltransferase family protein, with translation MAKTVRDAVFRGDIQGLRALAVGLVVLYHLWPTHVTGGFIGVDVFFVISGFLITSHLVRNPPRSFKDVRVFWIRRVKRLLPASFLVLFATLVGILLLAPDTVWIDWSQQVLASTFYVQNWALAATSVDYLAADNAVSAVQHFWSLSVEEQFYLFWPLIIGILFFLAAKAKAVRVSIPLLGVAVILVLSLSYSIFYTSVDPGIAYFSTLTRGWELAAGGLLALLPKATGAFRGSTGAAAIGWFGLAAVVLAALAYDGSTPFPSYTAALPVVGTAAVIWVHAEGRWSPAWLLGSKPSRFLGDHSYSIYLWHWPLIVLLPFAVGRLAWPGKLGVISLSILLAMATKTFVEDRFRKKLDTSTMITGGRFLLVGSLSLGLLSGGFLYMADRAQSSQSDVLTMAREVRLEVGKNCFGGAAMVNNCPPSNGLGLVPTPLAAKTDKSQAYADGCWSEGDFSKRPICTYGNGPTKVALVGNSHAGHWLPTLQEIAKDRGWTISTFLASRCVATGIPTAFGTEAGTRGCLDYGQWVLDKTAHGQFDLIVSSDRLSLPVQGMTMAQSVKPAEKGHRDFLAKWSAGGTPIVVIRDNPFPGNTVPNIPDCIAGSRDPMADCSGTPKSWYQPDPVAAAAKALHDPDIHVVDMSGFFCTKNSCPPIIGSVIVYFDSSHITATYSRTLAPFLERKIEQVVGK, from the coding sequence GTGGCGAAGACGGTACGCGACGCGGTCTTCCGGGGCGATATCCAGGGCTTGCGAGCCCTGGCTGTTGGCCTCGTGGTTCTCTACCACCTGTGGCCCACGCACGTGACGGGAGGCTTCATCGGGGTTGATGTCTTTTTTGTGATTTCCGGCTTTCTGATCACCTCCCATCTGGTCAGGAACCCGCCACGTTCGTTCAAGGACGTCAGGGTTTTCTGGATCCGCAGGGTCAAGCGACTGCTCCCGGCATCCTTCCTGGTCCTGTTCGCGACACTGGTCGGCATATTGCTGCTGGCTCCGGATACAGTCTGGATAGACTGGTCGCAACAGGTCTTGGCCTCCACGTTCTATGTGCAGAACTGGGCCTTGGCCGCAACTAGTGTCGATTATCTGGCAGCTGACAATGCCGTTTCGGCTGTACAGCATTTTTGGTCGCTCTCGGTGGAAGAGCAGTTCTACCTGTTCTGGCCCTTGATCATCGGCATCCTCTTTTTCCTGGCGGCGAAGGCCAAAGCGGTCCGGGTTTCGATTCCGCTGCTCGGCGTTGCCGTGATCCTCGTGCTATCGCTGTCCTATTCCATTTTCTACACGTCAGTGGACCCGGGCATCGCCTACTTCTCGACCCTGACCCGTGGTTGGGAACTGGCAGCCGGTGGCCTCTTGGCACTGTTGCCCAAAGCCACCGGAGCATTCAGGGGTTCGACCGGCGCGGCGGCGATCGGCTGGTTCGGTCTGGCTGCCGTTGTTCTTGCGGCGCTCGCCTATGACGGGTCCACCCCGTTCCCGAGTTACACGGCTGCACTTCCGGTGGTGGGAACAGCAGCAGTGATCTGGGTCCATGCGGAGGGACGGTGGTCTCCGGCATGGCTGCTGGGGAGCAAGCCGTCGCGCTTCCTGGGTGATCATTCGTACTCGATCTACCTGTGGCATTGGCCGTTGATAGTGCTCCTGCCCTTTGCCGTGGGCCGGCTGGCATGGCCTGGAAAGCTGGGTGTCATCTCCTTGAGCATCCTGCTGGCCATGGCCACCAAAACGTTCGTGGAGGACCGCTTCCGCAAGAAGCTGGATACCTCGACGATGATCACTGGCGGACGGTTCCTCCTGGTTGGATCGCTGTCACTGGGTCTGCTCAGCGGTGGGTTCCTCTACATGGCCGATCGGGCCCAAAGTTCCCAAAGCGACGTGCTGACCATGGCGCGGGAAGTCAGGTTGGAGGTCGGCAAGAATTGCTTTGGTGGTGCGGCAATGGTTAATAACTGCCCTCCATCCAACGGTTTGGGCCTGGTCCCGACGCCCTTGGCAGCCAAGACTGACAAGTCCCAGGCATACGCTGACGGGTGCTGGTCCGAAGGGGACTTCTCCAAGCGTCCGATATGCACCTATGGGAACGGACCCACGAAGGTAGCGCTAGTCGGCAATTCCCATGCGGGGCATTGGCTTCCCACCCTGCAAGAAATCGCCAAGGACAGAGGATGGACGATTTCGACATTCCTTGCCTCACGGTGCGTGGCAACCGGGATTCCGACCGCCTTCGGCACGGAGGCCGGGACACGAGGATGCCTGGACTACGGCCAATGGGTGCTGGACAAGACGGCGCATGGGCAGTTCGACCTGATCGTCAGCTCTGACCGGCTCAGCCTGCCGGTCCAGGGGATGACCATGGCCCAGTCGGTGAAGCCGGCCGAAAAGGGGCACCGCGACTTCTTGGCCAAGTGGTCTGCCGGTGGGACGCCCATCGTCGTGATCCGGGACAACCCCTTCCCGGGAAACACCGTCCCCAATATTCCCGATTGCATTGCCGGAAGCCGCGATCCGATGGCCGACTGCTCCGGAACGCCCAAATCCTGGTATCAACCGGACCCGGTGGCGGCGGCGGCGAAGGCACTGCATGATCCCGACATCCATGTCGTGGATATGAGCGGGTTCTTCTGCACGAAGAACTCGTGCCCGCCCATCATCGGATCCGTCATCGTGTATTTCGACTCCTCGCACATCACGGCAACTTACTCCAGGACGCTCGCGCCCTTCCTGGAAAGGAAAATCGAGCAGGTGGTGGGCAAATAG
- a CDS encoding glycosyltransferase, with product MYIYKIGTSQVNKNIKLSKPKPLFNHHRPVLMVTWGIGEKFGGMTAVCLKKAGSFHDNGTPSAIVTFDANPDLQLRIDEVVSHGRLSAEIPIINFHDYYSNNDNISNISTENIINWEKFEWLETEDPIRRNDGSLFRTMRETSEEEGTKRQDYYRRDGSCYLIDVVSEAGVVKRNLQLVSRAGDITKVFSSAAAMYRDWLSLLVGDDEIDVIVDSKYAASFLATWKSAKSCKATVFHSTHVKPGSDPLTGPLADGYKETIARRNDWDIITFLTNTQKKDFISRFGNQGNLKQISNPIEKQEHLPDSNERNSNKIVFVGRLTKSKNVDQAIRIIYGLRDAGFPVTLDIMGEGSSRSSLEDLTRQLGVESHVTFLGHAPDVRKRLSVAGFLLLCSDFEGAPLVLVEAMGSGCVPVSYDANYGPSDMIKHNSTGVLIPHGDVAEAIRAIASLLEDPQRREKISESAFKAADEYRGTRVHARWIQAFAEARAAREGVDYGSDVSVSLERIVISADGSLEVDVNVMGFLGGSIGRANFGVVLEGRDSRCVEYMAPELIRWNPSGFTVRLPNDAGSFRQNKEALDLSVVLRVNAREYFLRVGGSKRLSVTPYLTVYGNVSFK from the coding sequence ATGTATATTTATAAAATAGGAACAAGTCAAGTGAATAAAAATATTAAATTATCAAAACCAAAACCACTATTTAATCATCACCGTCCAGTCTTAATGGTTACTTGGGGAATTGGTGAGAAGTTCGGCGGGATGACGGCGGTGTGCCTGAAAAAGGCTGGGTCATTTCATGACAATGGAACTCCAAGTGCGATCGTTACCTTTGATGCAAACCCGGATCTTCAGTTGCGGATCGACGAAGTCGTATCTCACGGTCGTTTGAGCGCAGAAATACCGATTATAAATTTTCATGATTATTATTCAAATAATGATAATATATCTAATATATCTACAGAAAATATTATTAATTGGGAAAAATTTGAATGGTTAGAGACGGAAGATCCAATCCGACGGAACGACGGGTCATTGTTCCGGACCATGCGCGAGACATCCGAGGAGGAGGGGACCAAGCGACAGGATTATTATCGTCGTGATGGGTCGTGTTATCTCATTGATGTTGTGTCTGAGGCTGGCGTAGTAAAGCGAAACTTACAACTAGTATCTAGGGCTGGAGATATCACAAAGGTCTTTTCGAGTGCGGCTGCGATGTATCGAGATTGGCTGTCACTGCTGGTCGGTGATGATGAAATTGACGTCATTGTCGACAGTAAGTACGCGGCTTCATTTCTCGCCACTTGGAAGAGCGCTAAGTCCTGCAAGGCCACCGTGTTTCATAGCACTCACGTTAAGCCAGGGTCAGATCCGCTGACCGGTCCACTCGCGGACGGGTACAAAGAAACCATCGCGCGGAGAAATGATTGGGATATTATAACTTTCTTAACCAATACCCAGAAAAAAGATTTTATATCTAGATTTGGCAATCAAGGAAATTTGAAGCAGATTTCGAATCCGATTGAAAAACAGGAACATCTGCCCGATTCTAATGAGCGGAATTCTAATAAAATCGTCTTTGTGGGGCGTCTGACAAAATCAAAAAACGTGGATCAAGCCATTCGAATAATATACGGTCTTCGCGACGCAGGGTTTCCTGTCACGCTCGACATTATGGGCGAAGGCTCCTCGCGAAGTAGCCTCGAAGACTTGACTCGACAGTTAGGGGTGGAGTCGCACGTAACTTTCCTAGGGCACGCGCCCGACGTGCGAAAACGTCTGAGTGTGGCCGGATTCCTCCTCCTTTGTAGTGATTTTGAAGGAGCGCCGTTAGTTTTGGTCGAGGCGATGGGAAGTGGCTGTGTGCCAGTTTCCTATGATGCCAACTACGGACCGTCCGACATGATCAAGCATAACTCGACGGGGGTCCTAATTCCGCATGGAGATGTGGCGGAGGCAATTAGGGCGATTGCTTCTTTGCTAGAGGATCCTCAGCGGAGGGAAAAGATTTCTGAATCAGCCTTCAAAGCAGCCGATGAATATCGTGGCACGCGTGTTCACGCACGGTGGATACAGGCTTTCGCGGAAGCGAGGGCAGCAAGGGAAGGGGTGGACTATGGGTCGGATGTTTCGGTTTCACTTGAGAGGATCGTGATTTCTGCTGATGGTTCGCTCGAAGTGGATGTAAACGTGATGGGTTTTCTCGGCGGCTCCATTGGTCGAGCAAACTTCGGGGTGGTCTTGGAGGGCCGTGACTCGAGGTGCGTTGAATATATGGCACCTGAACTGATTCGTTGGAATCCTAGCGGTTTCACAGTGAGGTTACCGAATGACGCTGGATCCTTTCGCCAAAATAAAGAAGCTTTGGACTTGAGTGTCGTACTTCGGGTGAACGCTAGGGAGTACTTTCTGAGAGTTGGAGGCAGTAAGAGATTGTCGGTGACCCCCTATTTGACAGTGTATGGAAACGTAAGCTTTAAGTGA
- a CDS encoding MFS transporter — MSTSPSAPEGTGQSAPALPGKRPPIPREIRVLIAAAFVIAIGFGLIAPILPQFATSFNVGVAAASVIVSIFAFTRLLFAPVSGKLTEKLGEPTVYVTGVMTVAASTILCGFAQDYAQLLLFRGLGGLGSTMFTVSAMALIARLSPPEIRGRIAGFYAGAFLLGNVAGPVLGSLMIGLGYRIPFFIYGGALVVASAIVFFSLAASKSSRLANEASRVAHNKAAAVSLAEAFSFTTFRAALVSGFANGWMAFGIRMSLIPLFAVAAFKDGAELAGLALAIFAVGNGAALTISGRFTDKHGRRLPVMLGLIVASVATALLGWADNVPLFIALSVIAGAGTGFMGPAQQAAIADIVGQGRNGGKVLASFQMATDFGSIIGPLLAGMIADRAGFGWAFTVSGVIGIIGVIAWLPVREKRGPAVS, encoded by the coding sequence ATGTCTACTTCACCCAGCGCCCCCGAGGGTACAGGCCAATCTGCCCCCGCCCTCCCTGGCAAACGCCCGCCGATCCCCCGTGAGATCCGCGTCTTGATTGCCGCGGCCTTCGTCATCGCGATCGGGTTCGGCTTGATCGCACCGATCCTGCCGCAATTTGCCACCAGCTTCAATGTGGGTGTGGCGGCGGCAAGCGTGATCGTGAGCATCTTCGCCTTCACCCGGTTGCTTTTTGCCCCGGTCAGCGGGAAGCTCACCGAGAAACTGGGCGAACCTACCGTCTACGTGACGGGCGTGATGACCGTAGCGGCGTCGACCATTCTGTGCGGTTTCGCCCAGGACTACGCCCAACTGCTGCTCTTCCGTGGTCTGGGCGGACTGGGTTCGACGATGTTCACCGTCTCGGCCATGGCCCTGATCGCCCGGCTTTCACCGCCGGAGATACGCGGACGAATTGCTGGGTTTTACGCGGGGGCGTTCCTGTTGGGCAACGTCGCCGGACCGGTGCTCGGATCCCTGATGATCGGGCTGGGCTACCGGATCCCGTTCTTCATCTACGGTGGGGCACTCGTCGTTGCCTCGGCGATCGTCTTCTTCTCGCTGGCCGCCTCGAAGTCAAGCCGGCTGGCCAACGAGGCCAGCCGGGTGGCCCACAATAAGGCGGCCGCGGTGTCCCTGGCCGAGGCGTTCTCCTTCACTACGTTCCGTGCGGCCCTGGTTTCCGGCTTCGCCAACGGCTGGATGGCCTTCGGCATCCGCATGTCGCTGATCCCGCTCTTCGCCGTCGCCGCCTTCAAGGACGGCGCAGAGCTGGCAGGGCTCGCCTTGGCCATCTTCGCCGTGGGCAATGGCGCTGCACTGACTATTTCCGGCAGGTTCACGGACAAGCACGGCCGGCGCCTGCCGGTGATGCTCGGGCTGATTGTCGCCTCCGTGGCCACGGCACTGCTCGGCTGGGCTGACAACGTTCCGCTGTTCATTGCGCTCTCGGTCATTGCCGGTGCAGGAACCGGATTCATGGGCCCGGCCCAGCAGGCAGCTATCGCCGACATCGTGGGTCAGGGTCGCAACGGCGGCAAGGTCCTGGCCTCCTTCCAGATGGCCACGGACTTCGGTTCGATCATCGGTCCGCTGCTGGCGGGCATGATCGCCGACCGGGCCGGCTTCGGCTGGGCATTCACCGTCAGCGGCGTGATTGGCATCATTGGGGTCATCGCCTGGCTGCCGGTCAGGGAAAAACGGGGCCCAGCGGTCAGCTGA